ggaccagagacagagggagaggagtttATCCCCAGCTGATAGCGCGGCCAACAGAGGGGTCTCACTGAGCTGATAGAGCAGCCCACTAGTGACTCTGGGGTGAGTCGAGTGGACccttgtttttgctgctgttttgtgtgactgctcAGTCTGGACACGTTGAGTTGTTGAGTGTGTCAGTGAGTGAATGAGTGGGTGAGATGTACCTCTGGTACAGAGCGAGCGTGCATCTCTATCCGCGTTTTCAACCTCAGGTGACTGAGGCGGCcgaaggaaagggaagagaccggggtcagtgtggggtgagTGCAAGTGTGGATGGAGGAGCGTTGTGCTTGGATGTGGAGTGGCTGGTGTCTGTTTTAACCATGGCTAGACCTAGACAAACAGAAGGAATCCCTCTCCCTcagtggtttgggctggatcCGTGGGAGTTCATAAATCCCGTGAATTATTGGATAGAAAGGGGAAACAGTCAAGTTTATCTGGAAGGAATATGTAGAACTTGAGCAGGAAGAGTGGTACCTTTGTATTGGGAACAGTCTGCATTAGGAACTGGACATTGAAGAGAGAAGAAGTGCAATAGATTGTTCTGGCAGGTGTTAAGCAGCTTTTCGGCTTCTAGAGGTTGGCACAGTGCGTGGTTACTGTTACAGTGTAGGACTTGGGAAAAATGTTGGTATTGTTCCTCTGATAAACAGCAAGCTCTATGCCCTCAGTGTAAATCAAGGCATCGTAACTGAGCTAGTTTTGAACCTAAGATTCTCATGTTGATTTTTGGAAGATCACATTTAATACCTGCAACTTGGGAATGGGTATGGGACGAAGATTGAGAAAGGTCTGTGAGAAATTCTGAAGAGAGATTTAGGTGGAAACTggacaggacaagaaggagGAGATAATGGGAACTggacaaaataaagacattctTAAAGCCAGTCCACTGGGTGGACTTATTGCACAGGGTGTATTATTGCACACTAGAAAGACATTCCTGGACATTGGGgctcagaaaacaagagagaccTTATTAGATTCTGCAAGGACTGGTGTCCTTGATAAAAATTAGATGATGGAGAGAAGTGGCCACCCAGTGGAACTTTGGACTATAACACACTATTACAGCTCATGCTATTTcttaggagggaagggaagtggACAGAGGTGTCATGTACTGTACTGTCAAATTTTTTGTCCCTTCAAAGTCACCCCAAATGGCAGAGGGATGTGTGGGCTCAGGGCTCCATCTGAGCCTCTGGTATTGGTcctagagaaggagaataagactaagagaggaaagcagtgttGTTCAGCCTGCAGTCCAGGGCAAAGATGTACAAAATTGGATGAGGTTTTCCAGACTGTGGCCCAGGAACAAGATCTGGCTGATGATTTTCTCATGACTCCCCTCATAagacaggaaagggatgaggatgaggatgcagATTCAGAAGtaccatcagccccagcccattcATCCCCTTGAATCGCTCACCAGAGTAGACAACAGACACACATATGACAGGCACCTCTGTGAGAGGCAGTGGGACCAGAGGGAGGAACGGTATTGCTTAAAGTTCCCTTCTCCACCATCGACTTGAAGGCATGAGAAAAGGTTGCTAAAACTTACTGCAGCCATCCAGTTAAGATGTCTAAATGTCTGTGATATATAATAAAAGAACACAATGCATACTGGAGTGATATGCACTTATTATTGGATGCACTGACCAAGACTGAAAGacaataatttataaaaatggcaGGGGATTTGGCAGAAGATTATTATAAAACACAACAATTAGATATGAAAGATTATTTCTCCCTCCAAAATCCACAGTGGGACCCAAACCAATCAGCAGAATTGAGAAAATTGGAAAGCTATCAGAAATGGATCCCAAAGGGTATGGAAATGGCATTCCCAAACCTATAAATTGGTCAGAGTTCTATGAAATTAAGGAGAGGGCCTCTGAGTCACCATCCAAATTCCTCGATGGATTAAGGGATGGAATGTGCCACCACACATCACTGGACCCTGGGTCTGACACAGGGATACAGCAGCTGGTCAATTTATTCCTGGCGCAGTCTACAGATGACCTAAGACATAAACTTGAAAAGCTTtgggggaggagatgggagGAACTTAGAGACTCTGTGCATGAGGTGTGGAGAGTCTTTAGAAAGTGGGAAGAAGGATATAAAGAAGGAATGAGGAAGTTTGCAGCTCTTGtaagtgagagggagagaggaagaggcagaCAGGGACCACCTAGACAAGgcctgtcctggctgggcagagacCAGTGTGTGATCTGCAAGAAATATGGTCACTGGAAAAATCAATGTCCAGAATGAAGTTGGGGTGGCtttcaggaaaagggagaaccaggaaaagggaaaagtgattGCACATGTGAAAGAAGACTGAGGAGGACCAGTAGATCTAAACCCAGGAGATCCACTGGTTATAAAATTGAagctggggggaaaggggaaagaggtGTAATTTCTGGTTGACACGGAGGCAGCGTATTAGGGTCTGAATAAAACTCTGGAACCTGTGGGGAAAGGATTATGTTACAGTAATAGGACCAACTGGCCAACctgaaaaagcatattttggcAAATCATTAAAGTATAGGCTAGGAAAGCAATGGGGCATTCATAAATTTCTATATCTGCCCAATTCCCTGGGACATCTTCTGGGGAGAGACTTGCTAGAACAATTACACGTGaccattaaatttaaaaattaggagaTTGTTTTGGAGGTAAATGATGAACAGTACATAGAGGCAATAAGTTTAATCTTAGTAGCCATTcaaatggagggagaaattagtgaagaaatGATAAATCAAGTGTTCCCTGATGTGTGGGCTTCTAAGGTAACAGGGAGGGTGAAAAATGCAACTCCTATAGGAATTTAacttaaggaaggaaaacaaccagCAAGAATTAAGGAGTACCCCTTGAAAAGAGAGGACAGGTAAGGAATTACCCCGATAGTTGAAAACTTTTTGCAATTAGGGTTGTTACAAAAGAACGTCCCTCTGAGTTCAACACTCCCATCTTACCAGTCCGAAAACCTGATGGGCCATATCAGACAGTACAGCATCTAAGAGCTGTGAACAAAATATCTGCAGATCTCTATCCTGTGGTAGCAAACCCATAGGCTTTCCTAATGTGCTTAACACCAGAGCTGATTTTGTTTTACCATTTTAGACTTTAAAGATGCCTTCCTTTGCCTCCCTCTCCATGAGCacagacagaaatatttgtattagAATGGGAAAACCCTAAAAGCGAGTGCAAATCCCAGATAACATGGATGGTGTTGactcagggatttaaaaattctcctccattgtttggagaaaaaaattgccaaagATCTGGAATCCTGGGAGGCTCCCCcagtaaaaggaaaaccactgcAGTAAATGGACGAACTCCTCATAGCCACAAGGATGAAAGAGGCTTGTATTCCCTGGATGGTGAGCGTCCTAAACTTTCTAGGAGTTGAGGGATACAGGGTATCAAAGAAAAAGGCCCAGGTAGGGAAGCAAAAGGTAATTTACCTGGGTTATGAAATTAGTGTGGGACAATGGACTCTAGGGCAAGATCACAAGGGAGCAATCTGCCAAACCCTGAAACCTCAGACAGTAAAGGAAGTGTGGACATTGTTAGGAATGACAGGGTGGTGCTGATTATGGATTTATGACTACGGCGTACGTGTGAAAGCTCTGTATGCGCTCATTACAAATGGGGACAGAGAACTCCAGTGCACAAAAGAGGCCACCCTGGCctttcaccagctgaagaatgctctcatgtcagctccagctctcggATTCCCAGATGTGAGTAAaccattgtttttgtttctccatGAGAAGCAGGGAATTGCCCTGGGGATACTGGCCCAGGACCTGGGTCTGtactggagagcagctgctcactTCTCCAAGCAACtacacacagcagccaagggatggctgggaaggctcagagccattgcagcagtggtgctgaatatTCAAGAGGCATGCAAACTCACCTTGTGCCAGAAAATGACTGCATTGGTGTCTCACAcagtgtgtgcagtgctggaagtAAAGGGCAGGCACTGGCTCTCCCCACAAAGGTTCCTGAAACACCAAGTCACCATGGTAGAACAAGATGATGCAGAGATAATTGTGACTAACATTACCAACCCAGCTTCTTTCCTTAGTGGAAATCAAGGGGAGCCAGTACACCACGACTGCCTGGAGACTATCGaagcctcctcctccagctgcccagatCTGAAGGACACCCCTTGGGATGATGCAGAAACCTGGTTCACtgatgggagcagctgctgggtaTGCACTTACCACCTGTAAAGAGGTAACAGAATGTGGACCCTTGCCAATAGATACCTCTGCACAAAAAGCTGAGATAATCATTCCAACACGCACCCAGTAGATcatgaatggaaagaaaacaaacatttatacAGACACAGAGTATGCATTTGGAGTTGTACATGCACATGGAGCCATCTGGAAAGAAAGGGGACTGTTGAATTCACGAGGGAAAAACATCTAACATGTGCAGGAAATTCTTTCTGCTACTGGAAGCAGTTCAGCTACCTGAGCAGGTAGCAATGATGTACATTAAGGCACACCAGAAGGTGAGCTCAGaactggaggaaggaaatgagctgctggacagagaggcaaaagaagcagcaaaagtgAGATGAGCATTGAGGGAGTTTTAATTCCAGATGGACAGGTCTCCCTTGAAGGTAAGCCAGTATCTATGAGAAAGCATAGAAAACTAATTAGGGATCAAGGAGGAACATGTAACCAAGAGGGATGCACTGTTATTGCAGAAGGGACAATGGTCATCCCTTCTCATCTGTTCTGGTCATTATTAAGGGAGGAACACCAGAAAACTCACTGGGGAGTAGATGCCCTGTATAACTATCTGATTGAAAAAAGTACTCCCAGAAATTTATACTCCACTGTCATTCAGGTAACCTGGCAGTGTGGCATTTGCCTCCAGACCTAACCCAGGAATACCCCCAAACCAGAACTTGGCCAAATTGGAAAAAGCCATGTGTTGGAGTGTCCTGGAGAGCTGTTACGATGACTGCAGgtgaaaaagcaggaagggcctttgtatgggttccacagagatgtttatttcagccacacacgtggatagtccagggtcagaggcaaaggcagaggcaaagcttgtggtgagggtccaggttcaAGTCCATGGgtatttggggtggggggaatcatcagagaccaattaccaggggacatggggaggggggcacaaaggtggggttagggcatgggagccaacggggaaacagggtgggagtgactgaaagactgagggacagggaagggacacggGGAGAACAAGGGAACAGAACAAGGGTACATTGGAATTTGCTGTGACAAAAGCTTTTGATGTCTCCCTAAGTGGGAATGCCTCTCAGTGTCTCCACAGCCATGGGCCTGGACAACAGTGGCAAATTGACTTTCCAGAACTCACCAGAAAAGGGGGGTAGGGATATTTGCTGGTGTTTACAGATTCCTTTTCAGGGTGCCCAGAGGCTTTACCCACCAGAactgccaaagcctgggaggtAACCAGGGTATTGTTACAAGAGATAATAGCACACTTTGGAGTTCCAGCCACAGTATCTTCAGATAGAGGGCCacatttgatttcaaaaataatgCACCTAATCAGTCGTCACCTGGGCATAGACTGGGAGATCCATACCCCATATGGTCCCCAGTCAAGTGGCCAAGTAGAGAAAATGAATCATTAAATTAAGCAGCAAATTGTGAGGCTAGGACAAGAAGCTAATTTACCCTGGCCTCAAGCTCTCCCACTGGCATTGATGGGGATCTGAACCAAGCCAGGAGCCAAAGAAAAACTAAgttcctttgaaatgctttatggGAGACCATATGGAGTGCAAAAGGGATTGTCCACTGaagtgggggaagaaaggaTGATTGCCTGTATGGTAGCCTTAAGTaagaaactcagagaaattGAGAAACATGTGGCTGGaactcagagcagagggacagacagagcagtgcaggacacacagcctggagaTGATGTGTATGTTAATTCTCTTACAGAGAAAACTCTGGAGCAAAATGAGTACATTGCAGTTGAGAACATTCAGTAATTTAACTTGCAGAAATCTAGTCAAAAGACTGTACTTGTATATATTGGTCTAGGCTGTGCATGTTTAAGAACCGCTTGTGCTTCTGTAGAAATTGATGATAACAATGGAATCTTACCTACTAAGAACCattctaatatttatatttgaaattttatcagGAATGTCAGGTATGCCTTTTGATACTTGGCACCAGTCACATCCCACCAGCTGATGAGATCTAACTACACAATATATCATAAATTACCACCTAGACCCATTGGAATGAACATTGCGTTAGGAAGGTTCATTTCATTAGTAATGAAACGCCAGAACTCGACAAAAATCCTGAACGAGATtcagaaaatggacaaaggaTTCTGGCTACAGTCTAGAATGATATAAAAGAGATAAGCAAAGTGTTACAAAGAGTAAACCAGGGCCCAAATCATCACAGTGGAATGCACTCTTTGGATGGTCACCAACTACAGCAGGGATTTTGAACACACTTCACCACCCTCTCATTGTCATACTGACATTAGCAGATGTGAGTCTGGTGCTGTCTATTGGAATACTTGTTTGGATTTGGAGGATGTTAAtgtggagagcagcactgacttcCTTAGAGGCAATACATGGAGGTGCAATGAGGGATACACGCTGAGAAGAGCGAGCTGTGGAGGTaaactggaaaatggaaaaggtaTCAATATTATTAAGTAaaagaatttattaattttctagaATATGGGGTCTGAGTCCGAGGAATTGAGAATTAAGAATCGAGCATCAAGAAATGCTTTGAATAAAAGGGGGCTGACAAAAGCAAATGGAATTCCTAAACATTTACTGTACTTACAAGAACAGGAGGAGAGCAAAGTTACAAGATGAGATAAAGAGCTAGAATGCacaaacaggatgcaaggacCACAGGACAAAGGGGTTTTTCAGAGCcctgaagcaggaaaactggTATCAAAGTCCAGAAGATGACCAATTGACTAAAAAGAACATGCACAAGGAGacaaggtgaaaagttcaaCGGAGAGGAAGACTGTTTACTTCATCCCAAGGACCCCCAGACGACCACCAGAGTgaccaacaaggagcagtgctcagtCCCACAGAGGTGTGGagctaattttaatacaaagctGGGACAAGCAGGGTTAGGAAATGAACATGTATTAGGTGAATTGTGTAGTCCTGGTttgtagagaataaaaagagaggcactgttggatcccagaaacctggggtttttgaggtttctgtgctggcaggcactgacccactggagagcactgcttttgacctgaggccttccTTGGAGACGGCTTCTAGATAGGAGTGATGAAGTTCAAATGACGAGTGTGCAGTGAAATAGAACTGTGTGCTTTCCCATGGTGATGGGTTTGAAATTGGAGGGGTTTATAATACAGCAATAGGTATGAGACAAAATGGAGGATCTTTGGTGTTGTCTCTTTCAGTTTTtaccttccttcttcttcctccttcttcatgggtttcaggTAGCAGTTTCTGGTTGGTCAGGCAGTGTCACCCTAAGGGACATGGGAAtttagttattgggttaaaagcaTCAATGAtacaggtgttaattctctattggactctTTAGCTCTGAAAGACCTTGTAGCTACATGTGTCTTcctttcccacaggaaaaaagcaactttCACCTCCAGGCACCCAtggccaaaatttgggaatcTACCTCCAGAATTCCCTATATCCAAGaacagctcccagacaaaagctgccaggactGAAAGGTCTGGCTGGCCTTGGGTTCCTGAGGGCTGGCTCTCATCTGCCTTTTGAAACACTGGgcctccattttttctttcctaatgaaAAGAACTCTTCTTCCATTCAGGCACAACCAAAATTGAGATTCTATCGCCAAAAATCCCTGTGTCCAAGGATTTCCCCCAGATGAAAGGTGCGAGGAgagacaggtctggctggcttggcctaaGGGTGGCCACCTCTCATCTTCTTCCAAAGCACTTGGCCTTTgcacttttctttcctatggaagaaaacatccatCTCGACCACTCGCCCATGGCCAAAATTGGGATTCCAGCTCCAAAACTCCATACATTCAAGGATTGCTCCCAAGTGAAAGCTGCCAGAACAGAGAAGTCTGGCTGCCCTTGGTCTCTGGTGGCTGCCTTTCATGTGCTCCTGAAACActgctgttctgtgcttttcttcctacagaaaagaactgtccttGTCCTCCAGATTTCCATGTCTGAAATTGGTATTCCACCTCTAAAATTCCGTATATCTGGGGATTACTCCCAGACAGAATCTGCAAATAGCAACAGGTCTGGCTGTGCTTGGCCTCTGGTGACTGTCCCACATCTGCCCCTGCAACACGGGGGGtcagctgtttccttcctaTGGAGATGGTGGTGACACCTTTGGGACCCCGTGGCACCAAGTtcatcactgtggcactgctgggctgcatggtgccaaggggccggtgtgaagcagcagggctctgtggaaccaagaggccattgttgcattacagggcctcgtgcagccaaaggggaactgtgatcctgcagggcaccgtggatccatggagaacatTGTGGCATTGCAAGGCCCCATGGAATCGTGGAgaccactgtgacactgtggggtcccatggaaccaaggggacaTGGAAGAtctctggctggccttggcctcctggggGCCACCTGGCAGGTCTGGCTGATCCTGGCATGTCatgggctgcctctcatcagtccctggagcactggggctctgggctttccttcCTAAGCAAAAGAGCCATCCACCTTTGCAGGTGCGCAAGGCTGGAATTGGACCTCATTGTAAAAAGTTCTCCATATACAAGGGTtgctcccagccaaaatctgccaggacagacagctcaggctggccttggcctcctgagggCTGTCTCCCATCTACCATCAcacactgggactcagtgctttccttccagtgagaaagaactgccctccttaccaagctgccaatgcccaaatctgggattccACCTCCAAAATTGCATTTGTCCAAGAACTGggcccagacaaaagtagccaggacagacaggtcTGACTGCCTTGTTCTCTGGTGATTTCCTCAGACTTTgagcagaatgttttcatttgccaacacCTTGGAGATGGTCCAGAGATCAGTAGGCAGCACTAAATGGAATGAAAGGACACAGTGTCAAATTGTTTAAAGGGAACAATTGggttggatatgaggaaaaaagtttttcaaggaaagagtgataaaagtactggaatgaCCTGCCCagtgaggtggtggagtcaccatccatggatgtgttaaaacaaagactggatgtggcaattTGGGCCATAGTtaagttgaggtgttagggcatgggttggacttgatgttcttgaaggtctcttccaaactaGTCAATCTGTGAAATCgctgaattctgtgaattctgtgaatctcagaagtttgggtttggaggaAGCCAATGTAtaaggacaaaggagctctgtgttcagtggagtggagaTTGGGGACagaagagagcccagggagggattgaAGGGAGGTTTCATAGATAGGGGATCCTTTGGACATAGttgaaaacagcctgagaaaaaaagaaagaattgatgCCAAGAGCAGATGGGATGctccagactggacccaaggttaaagaaatttcactcgcagggcagggctgtagtGAAACCTGGCatccagaaggagtctggagcagcccaaggctttgtgtgtgcaggcagaggcaggcaggacgcagagctgtcagcaaaggaaggggccagccaggtggggcagccgggggatgaggacagcctgcagggacagaggggcaggccatggacaccgtaggacagcctgggctgcagagggcacagggatgggcagcagctgaaaggccctgccagagccaagtgctgcagcactttggccatggctgctggccctgggcccttggccagcaggggacaagtgagccttgctgtgctggggcctcattgcctccttgtccctgctcagcagcctggcaggggccgccccatggtgctgcccttggcattgcacatccccagagcccagtgccccgggaagagccctgagcaaggagggagggacaggatctgccttgccaggggctggggctcagcccttggcccttggcattccagaaacacatccaggtttgctcggcatcagggacacctttcccttgtttgtccccacctgtcatcactgccaCCAGTGTTCTGCTGTACCTGGAACCTGGGACACTTACTCAGTTGTGTTCCTTACTGGAATCTATTAAAACTTGAAGAAACTTTGCAGTTTGAATATGACTTTGAGtttttgtgaagattttaaGCACAGTATGGGGCACCGtgtctgatgtaaacagcatCCAAGCCTCAAGagggtcattaaagtccttgtgctgtgtctctgctagagagctgggctgggctccaaGGACACAGAGGCAGCTCTTGGCAACCatgaaaagcttcaaaaagacctttctgctgatttgcagctcttctcccagcccagcagggctgagggcactgcctgcagccaccctgggcacagcacagaggcacagagagcttcaatcagtcagggctgggaagatgctcacaagtgcctggggcagaatcactcccagccctggacacaggaagcctctggctgcaggacaatgcagctgcagctcctgcagtgatctcctaaagctggaacatcccaatgcccacagactctgtgagtacattctctgattctctctcctgtagagcagccaggggtgcccagggctgtcctgcagagcagggtcctgcagcccagggtgctgtgctgggcagggactctgctgcctgccagggacagctctcagccagccctgggagctgctgacagcactgggggacaaggtctgggtggagggagacagctggtgagacttggaagtgttctccttgtgtggtgaggatggtgcattGATCAGGACTGATCCCAGCACGACATTTaactacagaacatttccaaatagattatacagggagcacagcaagtcaggggctgcataaaagggaaaatcctgattttataatctactgctcaGGGTTGCCTGGATGGAAAATTGAACATTGATATTCATATGTCTGTTCAGGTTGAGAACAATAAGAACAATTTCTCTCAGGTCACAATAAGAACAATTTCTCTCAGGTCTgaataaaccaggcaaagaaagaaatcagcacagGGCCCCTTACAGGCAGCATCAGTGTACCTTTTCCAGTCTCCTCAGggttgctctgactttgccatcagagcctgcagaggcagagctggccctggcagtgccctgtgctgggaggggtctgcagggcagagctgagcccccagggctgggctgggctctggcagcactggcagggcccagccctgggcacagggaagcagcagctggcagggagagctccaggcagcagagccctgggcaggcagtggggggaaagtgacaccaagctgggctgggatatttcaagtcatctccaaaccaaactattccattATTACTGTTCTTACAGATCCCCATGCCAAGACACCaaaaatgtccaacagcagctccatcaggcacttcctcctgctggcattggcagacacgcggcagctgcagctcctgcacttctgcctcttcctgggcatctccctggctgccctcctggccaacggcctcatcatcagcgccgtagcctgcggccaccacctgcacacccccatgttcttcttcctgctcaacctggccctcactgacctgggctccatctgcaccactgtccccaaagccatgcacaattccctctggcacaccaacaacatctcctactctgcatgtgctgctcaggtgtttttctttttgttcttcatctcagcagagttgtccctcctgaccatcatgagctacgaccgctacgtgtccatctgcaaacccctgcactacgggaccctcctgggcagcagagcttgtgcccacatggcagcagctgcctgggccagtgcctttctccatgctctgctgcacacagccaatacattttccctgccgctgtgccatggcaatgccctgggccagttcttctgtgaaatcccccagatcctcaaactctcctgctcacactcctacctcagggaacttgggcttcTTGCTGTTAGTGTCTGTTTGgtatttggttgttttgtgttcattgttttctcctatgtgcagatcttcagggctgtgctgaggatcccctctgagcagggaaggcacaaagccttttccacctgcctccctcacctggccgtggtTTCCCTGTTTATTAGCactggggtttttgcctacctgaagcccccctccatctcctccccatccctggatc
This region of Cinclus cinclus unplaced genomic scaffold, bCinCin1.1 SCAFFOLD_32, whole genome shotgun sequence genomic DNA includes:
- the LOC134057288 gene encoding olfactory receptor 14A16-like, yielding QLLHFCLFLGISLAALLANGLIISAVACGHHLHTPMFFFLLNLALTDLGSICTTVPKAMHNSLWHTNNISYSACAAQVFFFLFFISAELSLLTIMSYDRYVSICKPLHYGTLLGSRACAHMAAAAWASAFLHALLHTANTFSLPLCHGNALGQFFCEIPQILKLSCSHSYLRELGLLAVSVCLVFGCFVFIVFSYVQIFRAVLRIPSEQGRHKAFSTCLPHLAVVSLFISTGVFAYLKPPSISSPSLDLSLSVLYSVVPPALNPLIYSLRNQELKAALWTLMTGRFHKQ